CGGACCTTCGGCCGGCGTCACGATGGTCGTCGCGCTGCTTTCGCTGCTGACAAAAAAACGGGTGAATCCCAAAATTGCCATGACCGGAGAAATTACGCTGAGAGGGAAAATTTTACCGGTGGGCGGGATCAAAGAAAAATTACTGGCCGCTCGCAGAGCTCACATTAAAGAAGTTGTTTTACCAGCGAAAAACACAAACGATCTCATCAAACTGCCAGAGCCGCTGCAGAAACAGTTGAAAATTCATCTTGTGGAAAAAATCGATGAGGCGGTGAAATTTATTTTCGGATAGCTTTAAACTACATCCCCCCTGCCCCCTTCAAAGGAGTGAGAACTCCCCTCTTTTGAAGGGAATGTTTTTCACGAAAAGCCTCACAAGATTTTTGGGAAAACAAAATAACTGCTTCAGCCGTTTCGTACTTTTCAAATTAAAACTTCCGCATAAATATTAAACTAAAGCTAAAAATACCAATGACCAGTTAAATTTTACGATCATCTATTTTTATTGAAATTAGGTTGTAGGGGACGCATATATGCATCCCCTACATTGTTTTTAAACGTAATATTTACAAGAATATTTTCTAACTGGTCATTCATATAAAAAAAGCACAGCCGCAATGACCGTGCTTTTTTATCAAACTCAAAAAATATTTTCAACTGAAAATTTAAATCTCCATGATTTCTTTCTCTTTTGCCTTGAGAATATCATCGACTTTTTTGACGAACTCATCTGTTAATTTCTGGACATTTTCTTGACCGCGATGCGAATCGTCTTCGGAAATATCGCTGCTTTTTTCAGCCTTTTTCAGCGCGTCATTTGCCTCGCGGCGCGCATTTCTCACGGAAACTTTTATTTCCTCGCCCATGCGCTTGGTTTGTTTGACAAGTTCCAAACGACGTTCCTCGGTCAGCGCCGGAATCGGGAGTCGAATGATATGTCCGTCATTGACAGGCGTCAATCCAAGGTCAGATTTGAGTATCGCTTTCTCGATTTCAGAAATCATGCTTTTGTCCCACGGCTGAATGGTGATCAAACGGGGTTCCGGGACGGAGACACTAGCAGCCTGATTGAGCGGAACAACAGAGCCGTAATAATTAACGCGAATGCTGT
This is a stretch of genomic DNA from Calditrichota bacterium. It encodes these proteins:
- the frr gene encoding ribosome recycling factor, translated to MIDDIFKQAEAKMQKAISSFQNDLNKIRTGKASATILDSIRVNYYGSVVPLNQAASVSVPEPRLITIQPWDKSMISEIEKAILKSDLGLTPVNDGHIIRLPIPALTEERRLELVKQTKRMGEEIKVSVRNARREANDALKKAEKSSDISEDDSHRGQENVQKLTDEFVKKVDDILKAKEKEIMEI